In the Corynebacterium kroppenstedtii genome, one interval contains:
- the pstC gene encoding phosphate ABC transporter permease subunit PstC, whose product MTTPSSTGAATYQPAGSHLPSAADQAGLSSPGNGTIPPKAQSGHNAPGKVRAGDRIFHGLATGSAMMITIIIAAIGAFLLWRAIPALRNNTENFFTYSGDWNTATTSAMHFGIPNLFFVTVTVSLVALVLAMPVALGIAIFLAQYCPQRFVKPIAFVVDLLAAVPSIVFGLWGAQVLGPKLGGFYEWIHSWAGQFILFKTFANSPAFATSRNLLTGGIVLAIMILPVIAATAREVFVQTPQGHIESALALGATRWEVVTLTVLPFGFSGYISGAMLGLGRALGETMALYLVISPSSEFRGSLFDGGTTFATAIANAAQEFNNNIQAGAYISAGLVLFLLTFVVNAIARAIVAKR is encoded by the coding sequence ATGACCACTCCATCTAGCACCGGAGCTGCGACATACCAGCCTGCCGGATCCCATCTCCCATCCGCCGCTGACCAGGCAGGGCTATCATCACCTGGTAACGGAACTATCCCGCCGAAGGCCCAAAGCGGCCATAACGCACCAGGAAAAGTCCGCGCAGGCGACCGAATCTTCCACGGCCTGGCGACGGGATCAGCAATGATGATCACCATTATCATCGCTGCTATTGGAGCATTTTTGCTTTGGCGTGCCATCCCTGCGCTGCGGAACAACACCGAAAACTTCTTCACCTACAGCGGTGATTGGAATACTGCAACAACGTCGGCAATGCATTTCGGTATTCCGAACCTGTTCTTCGTCACCGTGACGGTGTCCTTGGTAGCCCTTGTTTTGGCGATGCCGGTAGCGCTGGGGATAGCAATCTTTTTAGCGCAATATTGTCCTCAGCGATTCGTAAAACCGATCGCATTTGTTGTTGACCTTCTAGCGGCCGTCCCCTCTATTGTTTTTGGTTTGTGGGGTGCCCAAGTTCTGGGGCCAAAACTCGGAGGCTTCTATGAATGGATTCATTCCTGGGCAGGTCAGTTCATTCTTTTTAAAACCTTTGCTAATTCTCCCGCTTTCGCAACAAGCAGAAACCTGTTGACCGGTGGAATCGTCTTGGCCATCATGATTCTCCCCGTGATCGCGGCTACAGCGCGAGAAGTTTTTGTTCAAACTCCTCAAGGCCACATTGAATCTGCCCTAGCATTAGGGGCAACACGATGGGAAGTTGTCACTTTGACCGTTTTGCCTTTCGGTTTCTCGGGTTATATTTCCGGAGCCATGCTGGGGTTAGGACGAGCCCTGGGCGAAACAATGGCGCTGTACTTAGTGATCTCACCGAGCTCAGAATTTCGTGGTTCCCTCTTCGATGGTGGCACAACGTTCGCCACGGCCATTGCGAACGCTGCTCAAGAGTTTAATAACAACATTCAGGCTGGCGCCTACATTTCAGCTGGCCTCGTTCTCTTCCTTTTGACGTTTGTCGTCAACGCTATCGCCCGGGCCATTGTGGCGAAGAGATAA
- the pstS gene encoding phosphate ABC transporter substrate-binding protein PstS, translated as MVGCNSDDNSADGGSSSSNGDSNLSGTTGQLTAEGSSAQQKAMSVFSAKYSQAVPGAQFSYNSTGSGAGQKQFVAGQVNFGGSDSPLDDSQMTEAKDKTCKSDVWQLPMVIGPVAVAYKLDGADSVALSPEVIAKIFKGEIKKWNDDAIKKLNDGVNLPDKDIKVIYRSDESGTSDNFQKFLKASAPGQWDSEGKAFPSTTGSGANGSSGVVQEVGATDGAITYVEAGFAKEANLKEAAIDFGQGPVELNKETVGNALDKLTYKGEGNNMVVDTDALFGLKEKDSYPLFLTTYELVCSKYQDSSTGDRVRDFLTVAINDGQDSNLEDQGYIPVTGQLKDKLTSAIKEIK; from the coding sequence ATGGTGGGCTGTAATAGTGATGACAATAGCGCGGACGGTGGATCCTCGTCGTCTAATGGAGATTCGAACCTCTCTGGAACCACCGGACAGCTCACCGCAGAGGGCTCATCCGCTCAGCAGAAAGCCATGAGTGTGTTCTCTGCGAAATACTCTCAAGCAGTTCCCGGCGCACAGTTCTCATACAACAGCACGGGATCAGGCGCTGGTCAAAAACAATTCGTAGCCGGACAGGTTAATTTTGGTGGATCGGATTCGCCTCTTGACGATAGCCAAATGACTGAGGCGAAAGACAAGACCTGTAAATCCGACGTTTGGCAGCTTCCTATGGTGATTGGGCCCGTGGCCGTTGCTTATAAATTAGATGGTGCTGACAGCGTCGCTTTGAGCCCAGAGGTCATCGCCAAGATCTTCAAAGGCGAGATCAAAAAGTGGAATGATGACGCCATTAAGAAGCTCAATGATGGAGTTAATCTTCCTGATAAAGACATCAAGGTTATCTATCGTTCGGATGAATCGGGGACCTCAGATAACTTCCAAAAATTCCTGAAGGCATCCGCGCCGGGACAGTGGGATTCCGAGGGGAAGGCGTTTCCCTCCACTACAGGGTCCGGGGCGAATGGCTCATCCGGTGTTGTCCAGGAAGTTGGAGCCACCGACGGGGCTATCACTTATGTGGAAGCCGGGTTCGCCAAAGAAGCTAATTTGAAAGAGGCGGCGATCGATTTCGGGCAGGGGCCTGTCGAACTCAATAAAGAGACCGTCGGCAATGCCTTAGATAAACTCACATATAAGGGTGAGGGCAACAATATGGTCGTCGATACCGATGCCCTTTTCGGCCTGAAAGAAAAAGACAGCTACCCGTTGTTCCTCACCACATATGAACTGGTGTGCTCGAAATACCAAGATTCGTCCACCGGTGATCGCGTCCGCGACTTCCTTACCGTCGCCATTAATGATGGGCAGGACTCGAACTTGGAAGATCAGGGCTATATTCCGGTCACGGGTCAATTGAAAGACAAATTGACCAGCGCGATTAAAGAAATCAAGTAA
- the mshD gene encoding mycothiol synthase produces the protein MADAPTFNAQPCDIITQLVLGPVSPRVRNARQASADRWMEIETILHESTRHDGVAPFSEQFLRGMEEPDLHHWHALVRVDGHVRGIAAVDPSGPAVELAVHPSYRRGGLATALQRAVRAHASSLGLGDERDIHTNGIGLTWWAHGDLPAARAAAEHIGATADRELLVMELPGSAGKDESDDKPVAQAAATLPDDVTVLSWTESARRWGKDAVDAAWLAVNNEAFDWHPEQGGWDQSRLDQARRASWYDPDGVLLLWGSEGDGSGGSADGVSKKDENTDQLPPLLGFHWTKLVCEGDDETGRKVGEVYVIGLARKAQGRGLGRALTAKGIQYLASNDAAYVELYVEADNAPAVHAYEALGFTVVERHTAWKF, from the coding sequence ATGGCAGACGCACCCACCTTCAACGCACAGCCGTGTGACATCATCACCCAGCTGGTGTTAGGACCAGTTTCTCCCCGGGTTCGCAATGCTCGACAGGCGTCAGCCGATCGATGGATGGAAATCGAAACAATTCTGCACGAGAGCACCCGGCATGACGGCGTCGCACCGTTTTCCGAACAATTCTTGCGCGGAATGGAGGAACCGGACCTTCATCATTGGCACGCGTTAGTCAGGGTCGATGGGCACGTACGTGGCATTGCAGCCGTCGATCCTTCTGGTCCGGCCGTCGAACTCGCCGTTCATCCCTCTTATCGACGAGGCGGGCTGGCTACAGCGTTGCAACGTGCGGTTCGCGCCCATGCGTCGTCTCTCGGCCTGGGGGATGAACGTGATATTCACACCAACGGGATTGGATTGACATGGTGGGCGCACGGCGACCTCCCCGCTGCCCGGGCGGCGGCTGAGCACATTGGTGCTACCGCTGATCGTGAACTCCTCGTGATGGAGCTTCCTGGTTCTGCCGGGAAAGACGAGTCTGACGACAAACCCGTTGCTCAGGCAGCTGCGACGCTGCCTGATGATGTCACGGTTCTCAGCTGGACGGAATCAGCCCGTCGATGGGGGAAAGATGCAGTTGATGCTGCATGGCTGGCTGTCAACAATGAGGCCTTTGACTGGCACCCCGAACAAGGCGGGTGGGATCAGTCACGCTTGGATCAGGCCCGGAGAGCATCATGGTACGACCCCGACGGTGTCCTTTTGCTTTGGGGGAGTGAGGGCGATGGTAGTGGGGGATCAGCCGACGGTGTCAGCAAGAAGGACGAAAATACTGATCAGCTTCCCCCTCTTCTAGGGTTTCACTGGACGAAATTAGTGTGCGAGGGTGACGACGAAACCGGGCGCAAGGTTGGAGAGGTTTATGTGATCGGGCTCGCTCGGAAGGCCCAGGGGCGAGGCTTAGGTCGCGCTTTAACAGCGAAGGGGATCCAGTACTTAGCCAGCAATGACGCAGCTTACGTCGAGCTCTATGTCGAAGCAGATAACGCGCCCGCTGTTCATGCCTACGAGGCGCTCGGATTCACGGTGGTTGAGCGCCACACAGCATGGAAGTTCTGA
- a CDS encoding winged helix family transcriptional regulator, which translates to MRIALLTNATSVADVLPPLALLPHETVIFPPDATSSRQLDDVELAVIDVTGSDLLGARELCRTVAAAHPDMPVAVAIAETSLIALDSSWAVDEFLLASATPVEIDARFRLLLTRRPVPVNEIDDSNVVTVGELVVDDATYTARIHGTPLDLTYKEFELLRFLVQHSGRVFTRKQLLQEVWGYDFFGGTRTVDVHVRRLRAKLGTEYEGMIATVRNVGYKAIDLDA; encoded by the coding sequence GTGAGGATAGCGTTACTCACCAATGCCACAAGCGTGGCCGACGTACTCCCGCCCTTGGCACTCTTGCCACACGAGACCGTCATTTTTCCTCCCGACGCTACGTCCTCACGACAACTTGACGACGTCGAACTCGCGGTGATCGACGTCACGGGCTCCGACCTCCTCGGCGCCAGGGAGCTCTGCCGGACCGTGGCCGCTGCTCACCCTGATATGCCCGTGGCCGTTGCCATCGCAGAAACCAGCCTGATCGCCCTAGATTCCTCCTGGGCTGTCGACGAATTCCTCCTGGCTAGCGCTACGCCGGTCGAAATTGACGCGCGCTTCCGGCTTCTGCTTACCCGTCGGCCAGTTCCCGTTAATGAGATCGACGATTCCAACGTCGTTACTGTTGGAGAACTTGTCGTTGATGACGCAACATACACTGCGCGTATCCATGGCACCCCGCTGGATCTGACGTATAAAGAATTTGAATTGCTCCGCTTTCTGGTTCAACACTCCGGGCGCGTGTTCACCCGAAAGCAGCTCTTGCAAGAAGTGTGGGGTTACGACTTTTTCGGTGGAACCCGAACTGTCGACGTGCATGTTCGGCGGCTTCGCGCCAAGCTGGGCACCGAGTATGAGGGAATGATCGCCACTGTTCGTAATGTTGGCTACAAGGCTATCGACCTTGACGCATAA
- a CDS encoding LmeA family phospholipid-binding protein translates to MTHQPSSPAGSVPVKTRSRHRRRVHKVGIIVAIVVMVLGVCAWVGDSLVAARTESRISRELQHYSNLPVQPDVTAGGFPFLYEAERGKLSSLTVDAQDLDVPGFGLVTVHSSATNIEASTHDILHGRIENAPVETMSTTLSLDGLALGERLGITDLTIRRLANTAPNGGQESDSVFSGSIGGLDKPATVAVRLRIKADVISMDAYEVLDGPASRDKDAPVVKGREIPEDIRDEIKRAFSLQLEGKYLPLRARPDFIYCEGGSIFLQASQQNVTINLSDLAPMAREEPEEARYENDRE, encoded by the coding sequence GTGACTCATCAGCCTTCTTCGCCCGCCGGTTCGGTGCCCGTTAAGACGCGGTCTCGCCACCGGCGGAGGGTGCACAAAGTAGGCATCATCGTCGCTATCGTTGTGATGGTTCTCGGCGTATGCGCATGGGTGGGAGACTCTCTAGTCGCAGCTCGAACAGAGTCACGTATCTCGCGCGAACTACAGCACTACTCTAATTTGCCTGTTCAACCCGATGTGACAGCCGGGGGGTTTCCTTTCTTGTATGAAGCTGAGCGCGGGAAGCTATCGTCGCTCACCGTCGATGCACAAGATCTCGACGTTCCTGGGTTTGGTTTGGTGACTGTCCATTCCTCGGCAACGAATATCGAGGCGTCGACACACGACATTCTTCACGGACGGATTGAGAATGCTCCGGTTGAGACCATGTCGACGACGCTATCGCTGGACGGATTAGCTTTAGGCGAGCGTCTCGGGATTACCGATCTGACTATCCGACGGTTGGCGAATACAGCGCCGAACGGTGGTCAAGAGTCGGATTCGGTTTTTAGTGGTTCTATTGGTGGTTTAGATAAGCCGGCCACAGTAGCAGTTCGGCTGCGCATCAAAGCCGACGTTATTTCCATGGATGCCTACGAAGTTCTCGACGGTCCGGCGAGCAGAGATAAGGATGCCCCGGTTGTGAAGGGGCGGGAGATCCCAGAGGACATTCGGGATGAAATAAAACGAGCCTTTTCCCTCCAATTAGAAGGAAAATATCTTCCGCTCAGGGCACGTCCTGATTTTATTTATTGCGAAGGCGGGTCTATTTTTCTGCAGGCTAGCCAACAAAATGTGACAATTAATTTGTCGGACCTTGCGCCTATGGCGCGGGAAGAACCCGAGGAAGCGAGATACGAAAACGACAGGGAGTAA
- a CDS encoding FABP family protein, which translates to MAENDKNSAQKFGVPGTGSAGQADHSPSGGFAGERAPQGHKLDGNEAVNRAAEQAKTTASRNIPVFGDLPIPDDTANLRQGPSLHDGLLALLPLVGVWRGEGQARDLATGEEYPFGQQITFAHDGQNYLSYESRTWRINKEGEASGPDERESGFWRINDKDEIEFVCAHASGVVEIFYGQPTTERQWDVQSASTMVTASGPATLGPGKRLYGLMPNNHLGWVDERAVDNEMVPRMSAELTRHAG; encoded by the coding sequence ATGGCAGAAAACGACAAAAACAGTGCACAGAAATTCGGCGTTCCCGGAACTGGTTCCGCGGGACAGGCAGATCACTCTCCCAGCGGTGGTTTCGCTGGTGAGAGGGCACCACAGGGGCACAAACTTGATGGCAATGAGGCCGTCAATCGTGCTGCGGAACAAGCCAAGACCACAGCCAGCCGTAACATTCCTGTTTTTGGTGATCTTCCTATTCCGGACGACACGGCGAATTTACGCCAGGGCCCGTCTCTTCACGATGGTCTTCTGGCACTTCTTCCCCTGGTTGGGGTCTGGCGGGGCGAAGGGCAAGCCCGAGATTTAGCAACCGGTGAGGAATATCCCTTTGGGCAGCAAATTACCTTCGCTCATGATGGCCAGAACTATCTGTCATATGAGTCACGTACATGGAGGATAAATAAAGAAGGCGAAGCCTCCGGGCCCGATGAGCGGGAATCGGGGTTCTGGCGTATTAACGATAAAGATGAGATCGAATTCGTGTGCGCGCACGCCAGCGGCGTGGTCGAAATTTTCTATGGCCAGCCGACGACTGAGCGCCAATGGGATGTGCAGTCTGCATCGACGATGGTGACAGCGTCCGGCCCCGCCACGCTGGGCCCGGGTAAGCGCCTCTACGGGTTAATGCCGAATAACCACTTGGGTTGGGTTGACGAGCGTGCCGTCGATAATGAGATGGTTCCTCGTATGTCGGCGGAACTCACCCGCCACGCCGGGTAA
- a CDS encoding esterase/lipase family protein — protein MIPMIAPRRTVVSMCVILAAAITLLLSSLPAHAGDAQSPVTAGSSSTDGPLPVIYVSASSESRSSAEAYADSLRNHGLDVHVFMTWEPDDPSTSPYVTVKGNSARLATFVDKLKQQTGHDKFDVVTWSQGGLVTRYWLKYFGGADFVRKAVILSGMIKGSPHHADALRKGQCPPPNARLYVPQELLKSPSDTCLEMSSEGESIRSLNTPSEALPGIKYYAVTTKQEINAAPYGINLMDGPGDYTNIITQDLCPNDIVGHGGLTKLPSMQALVSNLLKDDNPTMPCMAPDSPNGLPTLGEIIPPLTSAPSFG, from the coding sequence ATGATTCCCATGATTGCTCCCCGTCGCACAGTGGTGTCCATGTGCGTCATCCTCGCGGCCGCCATCACGCTATTGCTGTCGTCCCTGCCCGCCCACGCTGGTGATGCTCAATCCCCAGTGACCGCCGGATCATCGTCCACCGACGGCCCGCTCCCAGTCATCTACGTCTCCGCATCCAGCGAATCACGGAGTTCTGCAGAAGCATATGCAGATAGTCTGCGTAACCACGGTTTAGACGTTCACGTCTTCATGACATGGGAACCAGACGATCCCTCCACCAGCCCTTATGTGACTGTTAAAGGCAACTCGGCGCGCCTGGCCACCTTCGTCGACAAGCTGAAACAACAAACCGGACACGATAAGTTCGACGTCGTCACGTGGTCCCAGGGTGGCCTCGTCACTCGGTACTGGCTCAAATACTTTGGCGGTGCCGATTTCGTCCGAAAAGCCGTGATACTTTCCGGGATGATCAAGGGGTCGCCCCATCACGCCGATGCCCTTCGCAAAGGCCAATGCCCGCCACCGAATGCGCGACTTTATGTCCCTCAGGAGCTGCTCAAGAGCCCCAGTGACACCTGCTTAGAGATGTCATCGGAGGGCGAGAGCATTCGTTCACTCAACACCCCGTCGGAAGCGCTGCCGGGTATCAAGTACTACGCCGTCACGACGAAACAGGAAATCAACGCCGCCCCCTATGGCATCAATCTCATGGACGGCCCGGGTGACTACACCAATATCATCACGCAAGATCTGTGCCCGAATGACATTGTCGGGCACGGTGGGCTAACCAAACTCCCATCTATGCAAGCGTTGGTTTCCAACCTTCTGAAAGACGACAATCCGACGATGCCCTGTATGGCACCCGATTCGCCTAATGGGCTACCGACTCTCGGAGAGATCATCCCTCCCCTCACGTCCGCACCCAGCTTTGGCTAA
- the hchA gene encoding glyoxalase III HchA, protein MATKAKEFVRQYATKTDDNRKPTPDPAEDNAFFPSAYSLEQYTADTTDFSGLASEDTYTGGRWKVLVIATEERYLPMQNGTFFSTGNHPVETLLPLFHMHKAGFGVDVATNSGSPAKFEWWAFPSKDDAVNDAWDATKSAFKQPKKLSDVVAQGLDDYAAVFIPGGHGAMNGVPSDSSVGEALRYFLNNDRLIITLCHGPAALLAAGIGADENPFAGYSVVAFPDALDFGANIEIGYLPGEMPWKLGEKLQEAGITISNEDMSGATTRDRNLLTGDSPLAANALGKEAALALLDKFNG, encoded by the coding sequence ATGGCTACTAAAGCAAAGGAATTTGTCCGACAGTACGCAACAAAGACCGACGATAACCGCAAGCCAACCCCTGATCCGGCGGAGGATAATGCCTTTTTCCCCTCGGCATACTCCCTTGAGCAGTACACCGCAGATACGACCGACTTCTCCGGCCTCGCCAGCGAAGACACGTACACCGGTGGCCGGTGGAAAGTCCTCGTTATTGCAACCGAAGAGCGCTACCTACCGATGCAGAACGGCACGTTCTTCTCTACCGGCAATCACCCCGTGGAAACGCTCCTTCCCCTCTTTCACATGCACAAAGCGGGGTTCGGAGTTGATGTCGCGACTAACTCAGGCAGCCCAGCGAAATTCGAATGGTGGGCGTTCCCGTCGAAGGACGACGCCGTCAACGACGCCTGGGATGCAACGAAAAGCGCTTTTAAACAGCCCAAGAAGCTCAGCGACGTCGTTGCTCAAGGACTCGACGATTACGCCGCAGTGTTCATCCCAGGTGGTCACGGTGCCATGAATGGTGTGCCGTCGGACAGTTCGGTAGGCGAAGCCCTGCGTTATTTCCTGAATAATGATCGGCTCATTATCACGCTGTGCCACGGACCGGCAGCTCTCTTAGCGGCAGGTATCGGGGCGGACGAGAATCCTTTCGCCGGGTACAGCGTCGTGGCTTTCCCGGATGCCCTCGACTTCGGTGCCAATATTGAGATTGGCTATTTACCTGGCGAGATGCCGTGGAAGCTGGGGGAGAAGCTCCAGGAAGCGGGTATCACCATTTCCAATGAGGATATGTCCGGAGCAACCACGCGGGATAGAAATCTTCTCACAGGAGATAGCCCTTTAGCTGCGAACGCTTTAGGAAAAGAAGCGGCGCTCGCCTTGTTGGACAAATTTAACGGTTAG
- a CDS encoding YceI family protein produces the protein MTNLSTINGTYEIDASHSRLGFVVRHAMVTKVRGSFSDFTGEASGDATDPSSIKVNVTAQADSFTTGNEDRDKHIKSGDFLDVENNPTLTFTSTSAEIKGDTLELTGDLTIKGTTQSVTIPFEFGGEAKDPFGNVRVGFEGAITISRKDFGLSWNAALETGGVLISDAVALELEISAIKK, from the coding sequence ATGACTAACCTATCCACCATCAACGGAACCTACGAAATTGACGCATCTCACTCTCGTTTAGGGTTCGTTGTTCGCCACGCCATGGTGACGAAAGTTCGCGGATCGTTCTCAGATTTCACTGGGGAAGCCTCCGGCGATGCAACCGATCCGTCGTCAATCAAGGTGAATGTGACGGCACAAGCCGATTCCTTTACCACTGGTAATGAGGACCGTGATAAGCACATCAAATCAGGTGATTTCCTGGATGTGGAAAACAACCCAACGTTAACATTCACCTCCACCTCGGCGGAGATTAAAGGAGACACGCTGGAACTTACCGGGGACCTTACTATTAAAGGAACCACCCAATCTGTGACGATTCCGTTTGAATTCGGCGGCGAGGCCAAAGATCCATTCGGCAACGTGCGCGTTGGGTTCGAAGGTGCCATCACCATTTCTCGAAAAGACTTCGGATTGTCCTGGAATGCGGCCCTGGAAACTGGCGGAGTATTAATTTCCGACGCCGTTGCGCTGGAATTAGAAATCAGCGCAATAAAGAAGTAA